A genomic segment from Helicobacter sp. NHP19-012 encodes:
- a CDS encoding DUF2603 domain-containing protein, which yields MARAKSKKTTEAGMQDIYRSLESGQNKVQAKQISAKEVLLELEEGSFNAKEAWFVKDEQDQKFVVIPEVLLQHIVQVIQRAYEDKVMVELERDMATLTPIDFADAMAVVFKKLEDLRGKDGSLPKISSLDFVKQIKKQHPNLFFNLPEFLESKRQELDLDNLALPF from the coding sequence ATGGCAAGAGCAAAAAGCAAAAAAACCACTGAGGCAGGCATGCAAGACATTTACAGAAGTTTAGAATCCGGGCAAAATAAAGTCCAAGCCAAGCAAATTTCTGCCAAAGAAGTGCTTTTGGAGTTAGAAGAGGGGAGCTTTAACGCCAAAGAGGCGTGGTTTGTCAAAGACGAGCAAGACCAAAAATTCGTGGTGATCCCTGAAGTGCTGTTGCAGCACATTGTGCAAGTCATCCAAAGGGCGTATGAGGACAAGGTCATGGTGGAGTTGGAGCGCGACATGGCGACTTTAACGCCCATTGACTTTGCGGATGCGATGGCGGTGGTGTTTAAGAAGTTAGAGGACTTGAGAGGCAAGGATGGGAGTTTGCCAAAAATCAGCTCGCTTGACTTCGTCAAACAAATTAAAAAGCAACACCCCAATTTGTTTTTCAACCTGCCCGAGTTCTTAGAGAGCAAACGCCAAGAGCTAGACCTTGACAATTTGGCCTTGCCCTTTTAG
- the aroC gene encoding chorismate synthase — translation MNTLGRCLRLSTFGESHGVLIGGVLEGVPAGLKIDLDALQAEVNRRKSTNAYTTPRKEEDVVEVVSGVFEGVSTGAPIGLLIYNRNVKSKDYSNVKEAFRPGHADFTALAKYGVRDYRGGGRTSARESVARVAGGAIAKMLLKELGIEVFSGVFSVGGIEAQNIDFSHAKTSPIFSLDKDIEPTQQEAILKAKAEGDSVGGVVLVQASGAHLLGLGEPLYDKLDARLGGVFMGLNGVKGMFIGEPSVASLRGSAYNDPLSPTGFQSNHAGGVLGGIGSGADLVIWVHFKPTASIAKAQDTINTNNKPLKLELKGRHDPCIAIRGSVVCESLLALVVADFALLNMPTKLSSVRAFYRQR, via the coding sequence GTGAACACGCTTGGGCGTTGCTTGCGCTTAAGCACCTTTGGCGAGTCGCACGGGGTGCTAATCGGGGGCGTTTTAGAGGGTGTGCCTGCGGGGCTAAAGATCGATTTAGATGCTTTGCAGGCGGAGGTGAATCGGCGTAAGAGCACGAACGCCTACACCACGCCTAGAAAAGAGGAGGATGTGGTGGAGGTGGTGAGTGGAGTCTTTGAGGGGGTCAGCACGGGCGCGCCCATTGGCTTACTCATTTACAACCGCAATGTCAAGAGCAAGGATTACAGCAACGTTAAAGAGGCCTTTAGGCCCGGGCATGCGGATTTTACGGCCTTAGCGAAGTATGGCGTGCGCGACTACAGAGGTGGGGGGCGCACCTCAGCCAGGGAGAGCGTGGCACGGGTTGCGGGGGGGGCGATCGCCAAAATGCTTTTAAAGGAACTGGGCATTGAGGTGTTTAGCGGGGTTTTTAGTGTGGGTGGCATTGAGGCGCAAAATATAGACTTTAGCCACGCCAAAACCAGCCCCATTTTTAGCCTAGATAAAGACATAGAGCCTACACAACAAGAGGCGATTTTAAAGGCAAAGGCTGAGGGTGATAGCGTGGGGGGTGTGGTTTTGGTGCAAGCCAGCGGGGCGCATTTACTCGGGCTTGGCGAGCCCTTGTATGATAAATTGGATGCACGGCTGGGGGGCGTGTTTATGGGCTTAAATGGGGTCAAGGGGATGTTTATCGGCGAGCCTAGCGTGGCTAGCTTAAGGGGCAGTGCCTACAACGACCCTTTAAGCCCCACAGGTTTTCAAAGTAACCACGCCGGGGGGGTGCTGGGCGGCATAGGTAGTGGGGCGGATTTAGTTATTTGGGTGCATTTCAAGCCCACAGCCAGCATTGCTAAGGCGCAAGACACCATTAATACAAACAACAAGCCCCTAAAATTAGAGTTAAAAGGACGGCACGATCCGTGCATTGCCATTAGGGGGAGCGTGGTTTGTGAAAGCCTTTTGGCGTTGGTCGTGGCGGATTTTGCGCTTTTAAACATGCCCACCAAACTCTCAAGCGTGCGGGCTTTTTATCGGCAAAGGTGA
- the rnc gene encoding ribonuclease III — protein sequence MLKFANLNYHFKNERLLQQALTHRSTQSPTNNERLEFLGDAVLDLAVAQILFERFEDLQEGDLSKMRASLVNEKAFYKLALLLDLQKHIVVSPAEAHNHGQSKPSILSSAFEALMGVVYLESGLEVVRALMQDLLDLAYPDLSLQALFTDYKSALQELTQERFKTIPTYVLKSESGPDHAKQFEMQIFILSKLYATCTAKSKKEAQQLCAKEAFVQLAGGIG from the coding sequence GTGCTGAAGTTTGCAAACCTCAACTACCACTTCAAAAACGAGAGACTTTTGCAACAAGCCTTAACCCACAGAAGCACGCAATCGCCCACGAACAACGAGAGGCTAGAGTTTTTGGGCGATGCCGTCTTGGATTTGGCGGTGGCGCAGATTCTTTTTGAACGCTTTGAAGACTTGCAAGAGGGGGACTTGTCTAAAATGCGTGCATCTTTAGTCAATGAAAAGGCGTTTTATAAATTAGCGTTGCTTTTAGACTTGCAAAAACACATTGTGGTCTCGCCCGCTGAGGCGCACAACCACGGGCAAAGCAAGCCCTCTATCCTCTCTAGTGCTTTTGAGGCACTGATGGGGGTGGTTTATTTGGAGAGCGGGCTAGAGGTGGTGCGTGCTTTAATGCAGGATTTATTGGATTTGGCTTATCCCGATTTGTCCCTGCAGGCTCTATTCACGGATTATAAAAGTGCCTTGCAAGAGCTCACCCAAGAACGCTTTAAAACCATCCCCACCTATGTGCTCAAAAGCGAAAGCGGGCCCGATCACGCCAAGCAATTTGAAATGCAAATTTTCATTTTAAGCAAGTTGTACGCCACCTGCACGGCTAAGAGCAAGAAAGAGGCACAACAACTCTGTGCCAAAGAGGCGTTTGTCCAGCTTGCAGGGGGCATAGGGTGA
- the rnhA gene encoding ribonuclease HI — protein sequence MKSIEIFCDGSALGNPGFGGYCSILRYKGMEKIIKGGELYTTNNRMELRAVIEALKVLKEPCNIHLYSDSIYVCKGISEWLKMWVAKKFAKVKNVDLWQEFLKFKGAHAITTHWVKGHDGHAENERCDKLAKEQALSYKQKAKAC from the coding sequence ATGAAAAGCATTGAAATTTTTTGCGATGGCTCGGCTTTAGGCAATCCCGGCTTTGGGGGTTACTGCTCCATTCTGCGCTACAAGGGCATGGAGAAAATCATTAAAGGCGGGGAGCTTTACACCACGAACAACCGCATGGAACTTAGGGCGGTCATAGAGGCGCTCAAAGTCTTGAAAGAGCCTTGCAATATCCACCTTTACAGCGACTCTATTTATGTGTGTAAGGGCATTAGCGAGTGGCTGAAAATGTGGGTGGCTAAAAAGTTTGCTAAGGTGAAAAATGTGGATCTGTGGCAAGAGTTTTTAAAATTTAAAGGTGCACACGCCATCACCACGCATTGGGTCAAGGGGCATGACGGACACGCCGAGAACGAGCGTTGCGACAAGCTTGCCAAAGAGCAGGCCCTAAGCTACAAACAAAAGGCCAAAGCGTGCTGA
- a CDS encoding tetratricopeptide repeat protein, with amino-acid sequence MEQLAFIYKDSLFSVAILAFIIGGVILIDYLRSTLTHRRNLKALNVLSHSYAQVELAFEVQQLLQKEQESPLEVLGFKTWFFLAKHYAKHGSSEQAIKIYLALLPKYQDERIALLGSLAKAYIDLGYVQKARDILTEVLRIDPRNTHALHSMVQVYETLCEPQKALETLECLDALGESGLLDNYHYLQMQILMQEDLGLKDQSEAILKLGKEQNKLYKSALKHLKTHHKALFLQEIAEATEGRALVDLLWDIKEGEIAPYLAKLHPSVLEVFIAKGYARGRCETLELEVFRTLHADYHLDLDFSYQCMACKSVSPFESYRCLVCAKIGPKEVVLNLDKHLSDYSDNLN; translated from the coding sequence GTGGAGCAATTAGCCTTTATCTATAAGGATTCGCTCTTCAGTGTCGCTATTTTGGCGTTTATCATCGGGGGGGTGATTTTAATCGATTATTTGCGCTCTACCCTCACCCATAGACGCAATTTAAAAGCCCTAAATGTCCTGTCCCACTCTTACGCCCAAGTGGAGTTAGCCTTTGAGGTGCAACAACTCTTGCAAAAAGAGCAGGAAAGCCCCCTAGAGGTCTTGGGCTTTAAGACATGGTTCTTTTTAGCTAAACACTACGCCAAGCATGGCAGCAGCGAGCAAGCGATTAAAATTTACCTAGCCTTATTGCCTAAATACCAAGACGAGCGCATCGCTTTGTTGGGGAGCCTTGCCAAGGCGTACATCGATTTGGGCTATGTACAAAAGGCGCGCGACATTTTAACCGAGGTGCTACGCATAGACCCACGCAACACCCACGCCTTGCACTCCATGGTGCAAGTCTATGAAACCTTGTGCGAACCGCAAAAAGCCCTAGAAACTTTGGAGTGTTTGGACGCATTGGGCGAGAGTGGATTGTTAGACAATTACCACTACTTGCAAATGCAAATCCTCATGCAAGAGGATTTGGGCTTGAAAGATCAAAGTGAGGCGATTTTAAAGCTGGGCAAAGAGCAGAATAAACTTTATAAAAGTGCGCTAAAGCATTTAAAAACCCACCACAAAGCCCTTTTTTTGCAAGAAATCGCAGAGGCGACAGAGGGCAGGGCGTTGGTGGATTTGCTTTGGGACATCAAAGAAGGCGAAATCGCCCCCTATTTAGCCAAGTTGCACCCCAGCGTGTTGGAGGTCTTTATCGCCAAGGGTTATGCTAGGGGGCGGTGTGAAACCTTAGAGCTAGAGGTGTTTCGCACCTTGCACGCCGATTACCATTTGGATTTAGATTTTAGCTACCAGTGCATGGCGTGCAAGAGTGTGTCGCCCTTTGAGAGTTACCGCTGTTTGGTGTGCGCAAAAATCGGACCTAAAGAGGTGGTCCTAAATTTAGACAAGCACCTTAGCGACTACAGCGACAATTTAAACTAG
- a CDS encoding SurA N-terminal domain-containing protein, which produces MCLCLVFLSLHAAGSGSNVESVTGKGVGGAKHNAKSLDEQIKKALKKPGQATQVAPQTPEEQKRQERSKSIQPFKKLPPEDLVEERKDGIVGGIAVTVNNDPITLYQIETQEKENHISRQQAINTLIIQRIQAQEIKRLKIDIEDDKIDAEIENIAKHNGMSVNDFMRTLANEGIDPMRYRKQLKKQLETRELLRNILLFNVNTNSETKMREYYNAHREEFSVPSEVLTTRYTAKDTKTLTQALENKDIEVPGVSKGEEKINLKSLNPQIAQMFLSTKEHTFTPILNAGGGDYVSFYIQKKLGKEEVSFSQARGFIANKLIEEQQDKILAEYYEKLRVKAKIKFLR; this is translated from the coding sequence ATGTGTCTGTGCCTTGTTTTTTTAAGCCTACACGCTGCGGGTTCTGGCTCGAATGTGGAGTCGGTTACGGGCAAGGGGGTGGGTGGTGCTAAACACAATGCCAAGAGCCTAGATGAGCAGATCAAAAAGGCGTTAAAAAAGCCCGGTCAAGCCACGCAAGTTGCCCCCCAAACCCCCGAAGAGCAAAAACGACAAGAAAGATCCAAATCTATCCAACCTTTTAAAAAACTCCCCCCTGAGGATTTAGTCGAAGAGCGCAAAGACGGCATCGTGGGCGGGATCGCTGTAACAGTGAACAACGATCCAATCACACTTTACCAAATAGAAACCCAAGAGAAAGAAAACCATATCAGTCGGCAGCAAGCAATCAATACCCTAATTATCCAACGCATTCAAGCCCAAGAGATCAAACGCTTGAAAATCGACATCGAGGACGATAAAATTGACGCTGAGATCGAAAATATTGCCAAACATAATGGTATGAGTGTGAACGATTTTATGCGTACTCTAGCTAATGAGGGGATCGACCCCATGCGCTACAGGAAACAGCTCAAAAAACAGCTAGAAACTAGGGAACTTTTGCGCAACATCCTACTTTTCAATGTCAACACGAATAGCGAAACCAAAATGCGTGAGTATTACAACGCCCACAGGGAAGAGTTTAGCGTGCCTAGCGAGGTGTTAACCACCCGTTACACCGCTAAAGACACCAAGACCCTGACCCAAGCCCTAGAGAATAAGGACATTGAAGTGCCCGGGGTGTCTAAGGGCGAGGAAAAGATCAACCTAAAATCCCTAAACCCCCAAATCGCCCAAATGTTTTTATCTACCAAAGAACACACCTTTACGCCTATTCTCAATGCGGGTGGGGGCGATTATGTGTCCTTTTATATCCAGAAAAAACTCGGTAAAGAGGAGGTGTCTTTCAGCCAAGCCCGTGGGTTCATCGCCAATAAGTTGATTGAGGAACAACAAGATAAAATCCTCGCCGAATACTATGAAAAACTACGCGTCAAAGCCAAGATTAAATTTTTGCGTTAG
- a CDS encoding ATP-dependent Clp protease ATP-binding subunit, protein MPANVFEKLTNHLKESLDQALSLALHAKNPEIEPIHLFWALLANTHSLLSQALLKMGVEKSPLELEARSLVDKLPKSSNVSAQGLGVSKSLLDALHAGLGLAVQKGDSYVAIDTFIEANQELFRNYFGKFVNVSELVKTFESLRKGAKIEQPNDDATLEALETYGIDLTAKALDNALDPVIGRDEEILRMMQILIRKSKNNPILLGEPGVGKTAVVEGLAQRIAKKEVPLSLQHKRVVVLDMGMLIAGAKYRGEFEERLKKVVEEVKKAGNVILFIDEIHTIVGAGASEGSMDAANILKPALARGELHTIGATTLKEYRKYFEKDSALTRRFQPIPLNEPSINETLQILRGIKETLEAHHNVSITDSALVASAKLSSRYIPDRFLPDKAIDLIDEAAAALKMQIESEPYALAHTKRLIQQLEVEKQALLMEESSANAERLKVVQKELQNALEEKQRLEVQFSNEQKVFKDIATSKNAIENLKRESLLAKQQADFRKAAEVDHDKIPTLEKEVAALEQKLAQMQANGSLLESAVTKEGIARVVSQWTQIPVQKMLQEEKEKILHIEDELSKSVVGQKDAIKAIARAIKRNKAGLSDPNKPIGSFLFLGPTGVGKTQSAKTLAKFLFDSQKNLIRLDMSEYMEKHAASRLVGAPPGYVGYEEGGQLTEAVRRSPYSVVLFDEIEKAHPEVFNMLLQILDEGRLTDNKGVVVDFKNTIIILTSNIASDKILEQQSAHAKIKEQQETLRANGIESEDILELGEAYDLQKVVQEALKAYFKPEFLNRLDDIVIFNPLEMASIVEIVDLLFAQIAERLKEKEISINLSPEAKEYIAKSGFDPIYGARPLKRTLYEEVEDKLAVFLLEAESSHLAGKSLEFVMKNGSIMVEEH, encoded by the coding sequence ATGCCTGCTAATGTTTTTGAGAAACTCACCAACCATTTAAAAGAGAGCCTAGATCAAGCCCTCTCCTTAGCCTTGCACGCCAAAAACCCCGAGATCGAGCCCATCCATTTATTTTGGGCACTGCTGGCCAACACCCACTCTTTGTTGAGCCAAGCCCTTTTGAAAATGGGCGTGGAAAAGTCCCCCCTAGAGTTAGAAGCTAGAAGTTTGGTGGATAAATTGCCTAAAAGCTCCAATGTCAGCGCACAGGGCTTAGGGGTTAGTAAATCCTTGCTGGATGCCTTGCACGCTGGACTAGGGCTAGCCGTGCAAAAGGGGGATAGCTATGTAGCGATCGACACCTTCATAGAAGCCAATCAAGAGCTGTTTAGAAATTATTTTGGCAAGTTTGTCAATGTGAGCGAGCTCGTAAAGACCTTTGAGAGTTTGCGTAAAGGCGCGAAGATCGAACAGCCTAATGACGACGCGACTTTAGAAGCCCTTGAAACCTATGGGATTGACTTAACAGCCAAAGCCCTAGACAACGCCCTAGACCCCGTGATTGGGCGGGATGAAGAGATTTTGAGGATGATGCAAATTTTAATCCGCAAGAGCAAGAATAACCCCATTTTATTAGGCGAGCCGGGCGTGGGTAAAACCGCAGTGGTGGAGGGGCTAGCGCAACGAATCGCTAAAAAGGAAGTCCCCCTATCCTTGCAGCACAAACGGGTGGTGGTTTTGGACATGGGCATGCTCATTGCCGGGGCGAAGTATCGGGGGGAGTTTGAAGAGCGCCTAAAAAAAGTGGTCGAAGAGGTCAAAAAGGCGGGCAATGTGATTTTATTCATTGATGAGATCCACACCATCGTGGGGGCGGGCGCAAGCGAGGGGAGCATGGACGCGGCAAATATCTTAAAGCCCGCCTTGGCTAGGGGCGAGTTACACACCATCGGGGCGACCACGCTTAAAGAATATCGAAAATACTTTGAAAAGGACAGCGCCCTGACCCGGCGTTTTCAGCCCATCCCCTTAAACGAGCCTAGCATTAATGAAACTCTGCAAATTTTAAGGGGGATCAAAGAAACCCTAGAGGCGCACCACAATGTCAGCATTACAGATAGTGCTTTAGTAGCAAGTGCCAAGCTCTCTAGCCGCTACATCCCCGATCGCTTTTTGCCCGACAAGGCGATCGACCTCATCGACGAGGCGGCGGCAGCGTTAAAAATGCAAATTGAATCCGAACCCTACGCCCTAGCCCACACCAAAAGACTGATCCAACAATTAGAAGTGGAAAAACAAGCCCTTTTAATGGAGGAGAGCAGCGCAAATGCCGAGCGTTTAAAGGTGGTTCAAAAAGAATTGCAAAACGCCCTAGAGGAAAAGCAACGCCTAGAGGTGCAATTTAGCAACGAGCAGAAAGTTTTTAAAGACATCGCTACCAGCAAGAACGCCATTGAGAATTTAAAACGCGAGTCGCTCCTAGCCAAACAGCAAGCCGACTTTAGAAAAGCCGCTGAGGTCGACCACGACAAAATCCCCACTTTAGAAAAGGAAGTTGCAGCCCTAGAGCAAAAGCTCGCCCAAATGCAAGCCAATGGCAGCTTGTTAGAGTCGGCAGTTACTAAAGAGGGCATTGCGCGGGTGGTGAGCCAATGGACGCAAATCCCCGTGCAAAAAATGTTGCAAGAGGAAAAGGAAAAGATTTTACACATTGAGGACGAGCTGTCTAAAAGCGTGGTGGGGCAAAAGGATGCGATTAAAGCCATTGCACGGGCGATCAAGCGCAATAAAGCCGGGCTTAGCGACCCCAACAAACCTATAGGGAGTTTTTTATTTTTAGGCCCTACGGGGGTGGGTAAAACCCAGAGTGCTAAAACTTTGGCGAAATTCTTATTTGACAGCCAAAAAAATTTGATCCGCTTGGATATGAGCGAATACATGGAAAAACACGCCGCCAGCCGTTTAGTGGGCGCACCCCCCGGGTATGTGGGCTATGAAGAGGGGGGGCAGCTCACTGAGGCCGTTAGGCGTAGCCCCTATAGCGTGGTGCTCTTTGACGAGATTGAAAAGGCACACCCGGAGGTGTTTAACATGCTCTTGCAAATCTTAGATGAAGGGCGTTTAACAGACAATAAGGGCGTGGTGGTGGATTTTAAAAACACGATCATCATTCTAACGAGCAACATCGCCAGCGACAAGATTTTAGAGCAACAGAGTGCGCACGCTAAAATAAAAGAACAACAAGAAACACTAAGAGCTAATGGCATTGAAAGCGAGGACATTTTAGAGCTGGGCGAGGCTTACGACTTGCAAAAAGTCGTGCAAGAGGCTTTAAAGGCGTATTTTAAGCCCGAGTTTTTAAACCGCTTGGACGACATCGTGATCTTCAACCCCCTAGAGATGGCAAGTATTGTTGAAATTGTGGATTTACTCTTTGCCCAAATTGCCGAGCGGCTCAAAGAGAAAGAGATCAGCATTAACCTAAGCCCCGAGGCAAAAGAATACATCGCTAAAAGCGGGTTTGACCCCATTTATGGGGCGCGTCCGCTCAAAAGAACATTGTATGAGGAAGTGGAGGACAAGTTGGCGGTGTTTCTTTTAGAGGCAGAGAGTTCCCATTTGGCAGGCAAAAGCCTTGAGTTTGTTATGAAAAACGGTTCAATTATGGTTGAGGAACATTAA
- a CDS encoding methyl-accepting chemotaxis protein — translation MRLLALNATFGAARAQEHERGFAVSNEVCKLTKHTQKSLGRIESDTQALSRAISAV, via the coding sequence TTGCGATTGTTGGCCCTAAACGCCACCTTTGGGGCAGCTAGAGCGCAAGAACACGAGCGAGGCTTTGCGGTGTCCAATGAAGTGTGCAAACTTACCAAGCACACACAAAAATCTTTAGGCAGGATTGAGAGCGACACGCAGGCGCTGAGTCGGGCGATCAGCGCGGTGTGA
- the rpe gene encoding ribulose-phosphate 3-epimerase, whose product MEIAASILSADFMDLRQSLKQVDSADFLHVDVMDGHFVPNLTFGPCVLQNLSQYTNTPLDIHLMVDNPTFGIELFKELKPAYITIHLESTPHLHKIIHHIKNLGFKAGVSLNPATPLNGLEYIIADLDLVLFMSVNPGFGGQKFLPLVLDKIAHFKQKFPTYSGKIEVDGGINAKNALLLASYGANLLVVGSYLFNHENPTLALQELKRA is encoded by the coding sequence ATGGAAATAGCAGCGAGTATTTTAAGCGCGGATTTTATGGACTTAAGGCAAAGCCTTAAGCAAGTCGACAGTGCGGACTTTTTACACGTCGATGTCATGGACGGGCATTTTGTGCCTAACCTCACCTTTGGCCCCTGTGTCTTGCAAAATTTGAGTCAGTACACAAACACCCCCCTAGACATCCACTTAATGGTGGATAACCCCACCTTTGGCATTGAGCTGTTTAAAGAGCTAAAGCCCGCCTACATCACCATCCACCTAGAGAGCACCCCCCACCTGCATAAGATCATCCACCACATTAAAAATTTGGGCTTTAAAGCGGGGGTGAGCTTGAACCCTGCCACGCCTTTAAATGGGCTGGAATACATCATTGCAGATTTGGACTTGGTGCTGTTTATGAGCGTGAATCCGGGCTTTGGGGGACAGAAGTTCTTGCCCCTAGTGCTGGATAAAATCGCCCACTTTAAACAAAAGTTCCCCACCTACAGCGGCAAAATTGAAGTGGATGGGGGCATCAACGCTAAAAACGCTCTCTTGCTTGCTTCTTACGGAGCAAATTTATTGGTTGTAGGGAGCTACCTTTTTAACCACGAAAACCCCACTTTAGCGTTGCAAGAATTGAAAAGGGCATGA
- a CDS encoding FtsW/RodA/SpoVE family cell cycle protein: MVNRKILTHFDFLLLFFIVPLMGLSFFLIYEVNTALSLKQILYFSMGFVVFWVIFFIPFRQFDRLFHFFYWFCVFLLVLVAFFGSVKLGAKRWLTLPGTSLSLQPSEPVKIAILLLLAHLISTHPIPPGGYGWKTFGKLSLYIIIPTALILKQPDLGTALVVLIMGFGVLFLAGVHPKIWITIGLVFAIASPLIYSSLHDYQKKRLHDFIAEKPNYHVRQSIIAIGSGGLLGKSKEESTQAKLKFLPIATSDFIFAYFVERFGFLGAFFLLAFYMGFILHFLSYFNSDPNDRFLQTITGGIAILLFVYTSINVAMTLGLAPVVGLPLPLLSYGGSSFLTFITLFAIFENLLAFKFGFGYNRPSRRDGFLAQLVRAFGS, from the coding sequence ATGGTTAACAGAAAGATTTTAACACACTTTGATTTTTTATTGCTTTTTTTTATTGTTCCCCTCATGGGGCTGTCTTTCTTTTTGATTTACGAAGTCAACACCGCCTTAAGCCTCAAGCAAATCCTTTACTTCAGCATGGGGTTTGTGGTCTTTTGGGTGATTTTTTTTATCCCGTTTCGGCAGTTTGACCGCCTTTTCCACTTCTTTTATTGGTTTTGCGTGTTCTTGCTGGTGCTTGTGGCTTTCTTTGGTTCGGTCAAACTGGGTGCCAAACGCTGGCTTACCCTCCCGGGCACTTCCCTTTCTTTACAACCCAGCGAGCCCGTAAAAATCGCCATTTTATTGCTCTTAGCCCATCTAATCAGCACCCACCCCATTCCCCCCGGGGGCTATGGGTGGAAGACCTTTGGCAAGCTCAGTTTGTATATCATCATCCCCACCGCTCTCATTTTAAAGCAACCCGATTTGGGCACGGCCCTTGTGGTGCTCATCATGGGCTTTGGCGTGCTGTTTTTAGCCGGGGTGCATCCTAAAATTTGGATCACCATCGGTTTGGTTTTTGCGATCGCCTCCCCGCTCATTTACAGCTCATTACACGATTACCAAAAAAAACGCCTCCACGACTTCATCGCCGAAAAGCCCAACTACCATGTGCGCCAATCCATCATCGCCATAGGCTCGGGTGGGCTTTTAGGTAAGTCTAAAGAAGAATCCACGCAAGCCAAGCTAAAATTTTTGCCCATTGCCACAAGCGACTTCATCTTTGCCTACTTCGTGGAGCGTTTTGGCTTTTTGGGGGCGTTTTTTCTTTTGGCGTTTTACATGGGTTTTATTTTACACTTCCTCTCGTATTTTAACAGCGACCCCAACGATCGCTTTTTGCAGACCATCACGGGGGGCATTGCGATTTTGCTCTTTGTCTACACGAGCATAAATGTCGCTATGACTTTGGGTTTAGCCCCCGTCGTGGGCTTGCCCTTACCCCTTCTTAGCTATGGTGGGAGTAGCTTTTTAACTTTCATCACCCTCTTTGCGATCTTTGAAAATTTGCTTGCTTTTAAGTTTGGTTTTGGCTATAATCGCCCCTCTCGCAGAGACGGATTCTTAGCTCAGTTGGTCAGAGCATTCGGCTCATAA
- a CDS encoding sulfite exporter TauE/SafE family protein, whose product MASGGMVIVPAMLLSGYGYDSAVGISILQMACSSVVGSVANFKKGLLDLHVGFWVGLGGLFGAGFSGVILTHIPHKILLGLFILMTFYSLLRFFLKSKKSKEADKRARGFVLNLKSKCILVAIGALTGIFAISLGIGGGVLMVSLLSHYLGLSPKQSVPLSLFFVVFSSISGVASLYQSHILEWQYLQWGLLVGVGSVLGVLVGVKLVTRVSAQLHRYLLISAYALSLVISTYKLLA is encoded by the coding sequence TTGGCATCGGGGGGGATGGTGATTGTGCCTGCCATGCTTTTGTCTGGCTATGGCTACGACAGCGCAGTGGGCATTTCCATTTTGCAAATGGCTTGCTCGTCTGTGGTGGGGAGTGTGGCGAACTTCAAAAAGGGGTTGTTGGACCTGCATGTGGGCTTTTGGGTGGGGCTTGGCGGGCTTTTTGGGGCGGGCTTTAGTGGAGTGATTTTAACCCACATTCCGCATAAAATCCTGCTCGGGCTCTTTATTTTAATGACCTTTTACTCTCTCTTGCGCTTCTTTCTCAAGTCAAAAAAATCCAAAGAGGCGGACAAACGGGCTAGGGGCTTTGTCCTCAATCTCAAAAGCAAGTGCATTTTAGTGGCGATCGGAGCGTTGACGGGCATTTTCGCCATTTCCCTTGGCATTGGCGGGGGGGTGCTGATGGTCTCGCTCTTGTCCCACTACTTAGGGCTTAGCCCCAAGCAAAGCGTGCCTTTGAGTCTGTTTTTTGTGGTGTTTTCCTCTATTAGTGGGGTGGCTTCGCTTTACCAAAGCCACATTTTGGAGTGGCAATACTTGCAATGGGGGCTGTTAGTAGGGGTGGGCAGTGTGCTAGGCGTGCTTGTGGGTGTGAAGTTAGTCACCAGAGTGAGCGCGCAACTACACCGCTACTTGCTCATCAGCGCCTACGCTCTGTCCTTGGTTATTTCTACTTACAAGCTTTTAGCTTAA